A DNA window from Chryseobacterium sp. MEBOG06 contains the following coding sequences:
- a CDS encoding WG repeat-containing protein: protein MKKLLVAILLTPVISFAQVKETLYYFKSKDSLVGVKNKDGKIIVPAQFKVFSYLKDGDPVDGETIHFDGTKAGEEHEKYAWGYIYDRKGNYLYQPFMYDNGADYFSEGFRRLVKNGKIGFADRNGKTVIQPEHDFAVPFNYGYAAFCDGCDWEKTDDEHKAVVGGNWGIMNTQGKIVQPLAKHSEKDVEIDGKYYPNPFQYNEKEKNILKFFEKQNKKLSDLYHVNVYNKLSDKEKKLFFEIVERPKENFPYYQVNTYNHEKNELDMLYRFKFMVSEDGSTFYALNSYNEEKIPFAEWLKDEIKNAKDFQKEHTDNPNKFMNEQN, encoded by the coding sequence ATGAAAAAACTGCTAGTAGCCATTCTGTTGACACCAGTCATTTCTTTTGCTCAGGTAAAAGAAACTTTATATTATTTTAAATCCAAAGATTCTCTGGTTGGAGTAAAAAATAAAGACGGAAAAATCATTGTTCCTGCACAGTTCAAAGTCTTTTCATACCTTAAAGACGGAGATCCAGTAGACGGAGAGACCATTCATTTTGATGGAACTAAAGCAGGAGAGGAGCATGAGAAATATGCATGGGGATATATTTATGACAGAAAAGGAAACTATTTGTATCAGCCATTTATGTATGATAACGGAGCGGATTATTTTTCTGAAGGATTCAGAAGATTGGTTAAAAACGGTAAAATAGGCTTTGCAGACCGAAATGGAAAAACAGTCATTCAGCCTGAACATGATTTTGCGGTCCCCTTCAACTATGGATATGCTGCATTCTGCGATGGCTGCGATTGGGAAAAGACAGATGATGAACATAAAGCTGTTGTAGGTGGAAATTGGGGAATAATGAATACCCAAGGAAAAATCGTTCAGCCACTGGCAAAACACTCTGAGAAAGATGTAGAAATTGATGGGAAATATTATCCAAATCCCTTTCAATACAACGAAAAAGAAAAAAATATTCTTAAGTTCTTTGAAAAACAAAATAAAAAGCTTTCAGACCTGTATCATGTGAATGTCTACAACAAATTGTCTGATAAAGAAAAGAAACTCTTTTTTGAAATCGTAGAAAGACCCAAAGAAAACTTTCCTTATTATCAGGTAAATACCTATAATCATGAAAAAAATGAATTGGATATGCTGTATCGATTTAAATTTATGGTTTCAGAAGATGGCAGCACATTCTATGCATTAAATAGTTATAATGAGGAAAAAATTCCTTTTGCAGAATGGCTGAAAGATGAAATAAAAAATGCCAAAGACTTTCAGAAAGAACATACA
- the purB gene encoding adenylosuccinate lyase: MNSYKNPLEERYSSEEMLFNFSHNNKFHTWRKLWIALAEIEKDLGLDISDEQIAELKANAENIDYDKAAEYEKKFRHDVMAHVHTYGDVAPSAKGIIHLGATSAFVGDNTDLIQIRDGLLILKKKLVNVMKNLADFAIQYKDLPTLGFTHFQPAQLTTVGKRATLWLQSLVLDIEELDFFLETLRFRGVKGTTGTAASFLELFNGDYTKVKHLDKELSKRFGFEKVFGVSGQTYDRKIDAKVVALLGNIAQSAHKFTNDLRLLQNLKEIEEPFEKNQIGSSAMAYKRNPMRSERIGALAKYVMSLTTSSAMVASTQWFERTLDDSANKRLTIPQAFLAVDAILLIWNNIMNGIVVYPNRINKHIMEELPFMATEYIIMEEVKAGGDRQEIHEVIRVHSMEASKKVKEEGKENDLIERILNDDSLKLDKSKLKEVLDPKNFIGFAPIQTEEFIQNEVQPIIDQNKDLIGLEADLKV; the protein is encoded by the coding sequence ATGAATTCCTACAAAAATCCATTGGAAGAACGCTATTCCAGTGAAGAAATGTTGTTTAATTTCTCACACAATAACAAATTCCATACCTGGAGAAAGCTTTGGATTGCTTTAGCTGAGATCGAAAAAGACCTTGGTCTTGACATTTCAGACGAGCAGATTGCAGAACTGAAAGCGAATGCTGAAAACATTGATTATGATAAAGCAGCAGAATACGAAAAGAAATTCCGTCATGATGTAATGGCTCATGTTCACACATATGGTGATGTGGCACCTTCAGCAAAAGGAATTATCCATTTGGGAGCAACTTCAGCTTTTGTAGGAGATAATACAGACTTAATTCAGATCCGTGACGGACTTTTGATCTTAAAGAAAAAGTTGGTCAATGTGATGAAAAACCTAGCAGACTTTGCTATTCAGTATAAAGATCTTCCCACTTTAGGATTTACTCATTTTCAGCCTGCTCAGTTAACGACAGTGGGGAAAAGAGCTACCCTTTGGTTACAGAGTTTGGTTCTTGATATTGAAGAATTAGACTTCTTCCTTGAGACCCTTCGTTTCAGAGGTGTAAAAGGAACTACAGGAACGGCTGCAAGTTTCCTTGAACTTTTCAATGGTGATTATACAAAAGTAAAACACTTAGATAAAGAACTTTCAAAAAGATTCGGCTTCGAAAAAGTTTTCGGAGTTTCCGGACAGACTTACGATAGAAAAATTGATGCTAAAGTAGTTGCTTTGCTAGGTAACATTGCTCAATCTGCACATAAATTTACAAACGACTTACGTTTACTTCAAAACCTTAAGGAAATTGAAGAACCATTCGAGAAAAACCAGATCGGTTCATCCGCAATGGCTTACAAACGTAACCCCATGAGAAGCGAAAGAATCGGGGCATTGGCAAAATATGTAATGTCTCTGACTACAAGCTCTGCAATGGTAGCTTCTACACAATGGTTTGAAAGAACATTAGATGACTCTGCTAACAAGAGATTGACAATTCCTCAGGCATTTTTAGCTGTTGATGCTATTCTATTGATCTGGAATAATATTATGAACGGAATTGTAGTATATCCGAACAGAATCAACAAACATATAATGGAAGAACTTCCTTTCATGGCAACAGAATACATTATCATGGAAGAAGTAAAAGCTGGTGGTGACCGCCAGGAAATTCACGAAGTGATCAGAGTTCACTCTATGGAAGCTTCCAAGAAAGTGAAAGAAGAAGGAAAAGAAAACGATCTTATCGAAAGAATCTTAAATGATGATTCTTTAAAGCTGGACAAATCAAAACTGAAAGAAGTTTTAGATCCTAAAAACTTTATTGGTTTCGCGCCGATTCAGACGGAGGAATTCATCCAAAATGAAGTACAGCCGATTATAGACCAAAACAAAGACTTAATAGGATTAGAAGCTGATCTTAAAGTATAA